The following proteins are co-located in the Bacteroidales bacterium genome:
- a CDS encoding PEGA domain-containing protein → MKTIYLFLAVVLLTSGCATILTGTKDTISFNSNPRGAIVYKDGVEICRTPCNVPVKRTLNSEDIEYKLDGYETRMFTLDKQFNVVSVLNLGSLFGWAVDAATGSLVKYGRKSYDLEMKMSTLSLSENPKEIHINTKYKTADVYVVQK, encoded by the coding sequence ATGAAAACGATTTATTTATTTCTAGCAGTTGTCCTCCTGACATCAGGTTGTGCAACAATTTTAACAGGAACTAAAGACACCATTAGTTTTAATTCCAATCCACGCGGTGCCATTGTGTATAAGGACGGAGTTGAAATATGCAGGACCCCGTGTAATGTGCCGGTAAAGCGAACACTAAACAGTGAAGATATTGAATACAAACTTGATGGTTATGAGACCAGGATGTTTACTCTCGATAAACAATTCAATGTTGTAAGCGTATTAAATCTTGGAAGTTTGTTTGGCTGGGCTGTTGATGCTGCTACAGGATCATTGGTTAAATACGGTAGAAAATCTTATGATCTGGAGATGAAAATGAGCACGTTATCTCTGTCTGAAAATCCGAAAGAGATTCATATTAATACCAAATATAAGACAGCAGATGTTTATGTAGTTCAGAAATAA
- a CDS encoding NAD(P)-dependent alcohol dehydrogenase: MKAAVCTKYGPPEVLQLREVQKPTPKDDEILIRIHATAVTASDTFIRGVKIPLKFRIPMRIMMGITKPRKPIIGLVLAGEIESAGSKIKQFKPGDQVFGLTGFGLGAYAEYKCMKETESKYGCLALKPANLTFEEATVAAYGGLLAFQSMEKGNIQRGQNILIYGASGTTGTTAIQYARYLGAKITCVCSTTNLEMVKSLGANEVIDYTKEDNLRPGAKYDFILDAVGKSKTSKLKESCKRALAADGRYVTIDDEALQLDSNRLNRIKELAEAGYLKPFIDRVYRLEDIAEAHRYVEKGHKRGGVVVEIML, translated from the coding sequence ATGAAAGCAGCTGTATGCACAAAATACGGACCACCTGAAGTTCTTCAGCTACGAGAAGTTCAAAAACCAACCCCGAAAGATGATGAGATTCTTATCAGGATACATGCTACTGCTGTAACAGCAAGTGATACCTTCATCAGGGGGGTTAAAATACCTCTGAAGTTCAGAATCCCGATGCGGATAATGATGGGAATAACAAAACCCAGAAAACCAATAATCGGGCTAGTATTGGCAGGAGAGATAGAATCGGCTGGCAGCAAAATCAAACAGTTTAAACCAGGTGATCAGGTATTTGGACTTACCGGATTCGGACTTGGCGCCTATGCTGAGTATAAATGCATGAAAGAAACAGAATCAAAGTATGGGTGCCTTGCATTAAAACCAGCAAACCTGACTTTTGAAGAAGCAACTGTTGCAGCTTATGGGGGACTTCTTGCATTTCAATCCATGGAAAAAGGAAACATTCAGCGAGGACAAAATATACTGATTTATGGAGCCTCCGGAACTACAGGAACTACGGCAATTCAGTATGCCAGGTATCTGGGAGCTAAAATAACCTGTGTATGCAGCACAACAAATTTGGAAATGGTAAAATCGCTGGGAGCCAATGAAGTAATTGATTACACCAAAGAAGATAATCTGAGGCCGGGTGCAAAATACGATTTTATCCTTGATGCCGTTGGAAAAAGCAAAACGTCAAAACTGAAAGAAAGCTGTAAAAGAGCTCTTGCTGCTGATGGCAGATATGTGACAATTGATGATGAGGCATTGCAACTCGACTCAAACCGGCTGAACAGAATCAAGGAGCTTGCTGAAGCCGGATATCTAAAACCATTTATCGACAGGGTTTATAGATTGGAGGATATTGCAGAAGCTCATCGTTATGTTGAGAAAGGACACAAGAGAGGTGGTGTGGTAGTAGAAATCATGTTATAA
- a CDS encoding SDR family NAD(P)-dependent oxidoreductase — protein MKILVTGGTNGMGKGVAKVLAGLDNQIHEIIILCRSRELGEATIKEVETDTRNKKTTIILCDLTRLTDVRTAIDEIQSKHKFLDCIFINAGLGYAPKRVETEDGMDPHFQVNYLSQFMLTLNLLSLLENSENGGRVIFNVTRGGKIFWDDIQMKRNWGFENGIHQAMLAKRMFLVKLNDLYRKTEGSKVSFIGFEIAKTVWSNQINIIPVLMKTMATVMKFFGTFITIEECGKIMAPLFTENQEESLKRSGKFITWKKNNFVELVEDKIVFDNEMQSRLWKISLELCGDENTTQIANRLQNS, from the coding sequence ATGAAAATACTGGTAACCGGCGGCACAAACGGAATGGGAAAAGGAGTGGCTAAGGTATTGGCTGGCCTGGATAATCAGATTCATGAAATAATAATTTTGTGCAGATCCAGGGAGCTCGGGGAAGCGACAATTAAAGAAGTTGAAACCGATACCAGGAATAAAAAAACAACAATCATCCTGTGCGACCTGACCAGACTGACTGATGTAAGAACTGCAATAGATGAGATTCAGAGTAAACATAAGTTTCTCGATTGTATTTTCATAAATGCCGGTTTAGGTTATGCTCCGAAACGTGTAGAGACTGAAGATGGAATGGATCCTCATTTCCAGGTAAATTACTTATCTCAGTTTATGCTGACTTTAAATTTATTGAGTCTCCTTGAAAACTCTGAGAATGGCGGAAGGGTAATATTCAATGTTACCAGGGGCGGCAAAATATTCTGGGACGACATACAAATGAAAAGAAACTGGGGTTTCGAAAACGGGATCCATCAGGCAATGCTTGCCAAAAGAATGTTCCTGGTTAAATTAAATGATCTTTACAGAAAAACAGAGGGATCAAAAGTATCCTTTATCGGCTTTGAAATAGCCAAAACTGTTTGGAGCAATCAGATAAATATTATCCCGGTTTTAATGAAAACCATGGCGACTGTAATGAAGTTTTTCGGGACATTTATCACAATAGAAGAATGCGGAAAGATAATGGCTCCGTTATTCACAGAAAACCAGGAAGAAAGCCTGAAAAGATCAGGAAAATTTATCACATGGAAGAAGAATAATTTTGTTGAACTGGTTGAAGATAAAATAGTATTTGATAATGAAATGCAGTCTAGACTCTGGAAAATAAGTCTGGAATTATGTGGAGATGAAAACACTACTCAAATCGCCAATAGGCTTCAAAATTCCTGA
- a CDS encoding NAD(P)-dependent alcohol dehydrogenase, translated as MKAIVHSKYGSPDELQLKEVEKPVPGNSDVLIKIHATTVTTTDCNARNLTFVPKSFMFFARLMFGFKEPRIKILGIDLAGEIEAIGKDVKLFKVGEHVFGSPGTKFGGHAEYVCVPENGALAIKPADLSWEKAAAISLAGNTALFYIRDLAKIQPGQTILIHGASGAIGTYAVQLAKYYGAVVTGVCSGTNAALVKSLGADKVIDYTREDFTKSDERYDFVFGVVGKSTFAQCKGLLKPDGIYLENMMEVKDFLKVLWTSISGGKKIKGGVSTERAANLNYFVELIESGKLVPVIDKVYPLEKTAEAFEYVEQGHKKGNVVISIFNNEL; from the coding sequence ATGAAGGCAATAGTTCACTCAAAGTATGGATCACCGGATGAGCTTCAGCTTAAAGAAGTTGAAAAACCGGTCCCGGGAAATAGCGATGTATTAATAAAAATACATGCGACAACAGTAACAACTACAGATTGCAATGCCCGTAACTTAACATTCGTGCCAAAATCGTTTATGTTTTTTGCACGGTTGATGTTTGGTTTCAAAGAGCCAAGAATTAAAATACTGGGGATTGACTTGGCAGGAGAAATTGAAGCCATCGGGAAAGATGTAAAACTGTTTAAGGTCGGAGAGCATGTTTTTGGATCACCGGGAACCAAATTTGGTGGTCATGCAGAATATGTCTGTGTTCCTGAAAACGGAGCACTGGCTATAAAGCCAGCTGATTTGAGCTGGGAGAAAGCTGCCGCCATTTCTTTAGCAGGAAATACTGCATTGTTCTATATCAGAGATTTGGCAAAGATTCAGCCGGGACAGACAATCCTTATCCATGGAGCTTCCGGAGCGATAGGTACTTATGCAGTTCAGCTTGCAAAGTACTATGGAGCAGTGGTTACAGGTGTCTGTAGTGGCACGAATGCAGCTCTGGTGAAATCCTTAGGAGCAGATAAGGTAATAGATTATACCAGGGAGGATTTTACAAAAAGTGATGAGAGATATGATTTTGTTTTTGGGGTAGTAGGCAAGTCTACTTTTGCTCAATGCAAGGGGTTATTAAAACCCGATGGAATCTATCTTGAAAACATGATGGAAGTCAAGGATTTCCTGAAAGTATTGTGGACATCAATATCAGGCGGTAAGAAAATTAAGGGAGGTGTATCAACAGAGCGTGCTGCTAATCTGAATTATTTTGTTGAGCTGATTGAATCAGGGAAATTAGTACCGGTTATTGACAAAGTATATCCATTGGAAAAGACAGCAGAGGCATTTGAGTATGTTGAGCAGGGTCATAAAAAAGGGAATGTAGTTATAAGTATATTTAATAACGAATTATAA